The DNA segment AGTATGAGGAGACCCTTCCGGATCACCTGGGAAAAACCGACCGGCGAGACGGCAAGCGTTGACATCGAGGCAGAGAGCAAGGGCCAGGCCAAAAGGATCTTCATCCAGCGCGGCGGGAACATACTGCAGATCGTGGAGATAGAGGATTCCCAGGGATGCGAAACGTCTTCTGGCGCTCATGACACTTGACAGATACGCAATTACGTATATACTTAATGAGTAACTCTGCCCAGCGGAGGTGTTTATGCTTAGAGCTTATACATTGAATCTGGATGACTCCCTGATGATGGCGGCGAAATCAAAGGCTTTGCAGGATAGGACGTCTGTCAGTGAGATGGTAAGACGTCTTCTGTCTGAACACCTGGGCTTAAGCAACCGAATGGCCGATAACACACCTGATGAAAAAAAGATTATTGAGATCCTTGAGGACTACTCCTCAGGACAGATCAAGAGGTCCGAGGCAATGCGGGCAATCGGCCTTGACCCGGTGGAACTCGAAGCCTTTACATCCCTGATGAATGAACACGGAATACCATGGCCGGAGGTCGGTCGTGAGCGAGCGGAGAAAGAAGGCGAATACGTTGCGCGGGCCATCGCCTTCAATTCGGGGGCGATCGATGAGTATTAAGAGGGAAAAAGTCAAGCTGCTCCTCCCGGACGCGTCTCCGCTTATTAGCCTCGCTCACGGGGGAGAGGATTGCCTCGAACTGATCTTTAAGGCAAAACTCCCCGTCGTCATGACGGACCAGGTGCTTTTTGAAGCCACCTACAGGAAAGACGAGCTTCAAGATGCAGCTGTTATTGACAAGTGGTACCGGAAACACAGGACGCAGATCAAGGTCGTCGCAACAAAGATAGGTGAAACAAGAAAAGCACTGGAGTCTGTCGGGAAGTATGATCACAAGAAGTTTGCCGACCAGGGAGAGGAGTCGGTATTACAGGCGATCAAATCGAAGCAGCTGGAGCCCGGGCCGTATCTGTTTCTTTTCGAAGACGAGCAGACGGCGGACCCTTCCTTTTTTGGCGTCTATCCCGTTCATGTTGTCTCTACCTACGGGTTTCTGGTAGGTCTGGAACGGGCCCACGTCATACCCTCGGCGGATATAATCCTTGAACGCATCAGATCGGGTGGCCGGCATAGCCTTAAAGCCGACATTATAGACCGGCCGACCAGGAAGGTTCGAGATCCCGCAGAAGAATCGGGGTGGATTCCGACGGTCTGACACCCGTTCCCTGAAATTCGCAACCGGAGGATACGATCTGGAACTCCTCGACGATATTGATGACAAGGAAGATCAAGGAAACCCCGGTCCTTCACGGCAACGATGCAAGACGGTTCGCGGAGAAGATCGCCAGGAACGAACGGGAACCTGCCCCGCGGGAAGAATACGGCAGGATGATGGCGAACTACCGGAAGGTGGAGATCACGGAGAAGTGATCTCCTGACAGCAACCTGCCGGCGCACCCGTTCTTGATCGCGAAAAGGACTGCCGGCGTGAATGCTATTTGGCATTTAGAGATATTTCATGCTCCTTGACAGCACTCTGGAGCTATGTATAATGTTACATATTTCTTAAGGAATCAGAAGACATGGCGAAGGATGAGAACAACATGAAAAAGAAGCTGGGGTTCACCTACAGCCCGAACGATCTTGCCATTGACCTCCCCGAACCGAACAGGGACCAGGCAATCTTCAGGGTCCGGAAGCTGTTCCCCGAATTCGTGTGGGATACAACCGCCCTGGAAGGCAATCCGTTTACGTTTCCCGAAGTGAAAACGTTATTGGAAGGTGTTACTGTCGGCGGACACAGGGTCGAGGACGAAGTCCAGGTCCTCAATCAGGCAAAGAGCTGGAAGCGGCTTATAGACATGGTCAAAGACGGCAACTTTTCATTGGACAGGGAAGTATTCTGTAAACTCAATGGCATTGTCGCCCGTGAAGAGGCCCTTGAGTGGGGAACCTTCCGCAAGGGCGGGGTCGGTATTGCCGGCACGAACTTTAAACCGCCCGCCTACCAGGAGCTGGACTCTCTTTTCGAACGGGGGGCAACGTTCATCAACGGGATATCCAATACAGCTGAAAAGGGTATGGTCTTTTATCTATTCGGTGCCCTCAACCAGTTCTTTTACGACGGCAACAAGCGCACATCGAGGCTTATGATGAACGGGGTGCTGTTGACGGACGGCTACGATGTTATCAGCGTACCGGCGCGGCAGAGGCTCGAGTACAATGAGAAGATGATACGTTTCTACGACACGCTTGATGGAACAGAAATGATGTCATTCCTGCTCGATTGCTCAACACTTAGGTCCCCCGCACCCACCTCCACGGTCATCCAGGGTTAAGAAACTTGAGAAGAGTGTAGTGACACGAGTGGCCAATTAACATTTCGCGGTTTTAGGGTGAAGCAGGAAGCTCGAGCATCGTTTGAGATGCACGGGATTTCAATCCCGTGAGTATGTCACGAGGGAAGAACAATGAACAAGGATAAACTACTTGACCTGATTCCCCCGGGGGAAATACTATACGAAGAATTCATGAAACCTCTTGGGATAAACATAAACGCACTTGCACGGGATATTAACGTTCCACCCGGACACATCAGTGAAATCATTCGCGGAAAACGTGCTATCTCGGCAGATACCGCATTGCGGCTTGGCAAGTATTTTAATGTCTCTCCCGAAATATGGCTGAGTCTCCAGACAGATTATGAAATCAGGATGGCCCGCCGCACAACCTGGCCAAAGGTTGAACCGTGCGTAAAAGCAAGAGTGGCATGACGCCTCCCCCTGCCAGGTGTCAAACTTGTTCACCGGAGGATGCATGAAGACGATCGTAGGAGTCCGCGTACCCGATGAGATCGATGAGCG comes from the Syntrophorhabdaceae bacterium genome and includes:
- a CDS encoding HigA family addiction module antitoxin, giving the protein MNKDKLLDLIPPGEILYEEFMKPLGININALARDINVPPGHISEIIRGKRAISADTALRLGKYFNVSPEIWLSLQTDYEIRMARRTTWPKVEPCVKARVA
- a CDS encoding Fic family protein; protein product: MKKKLGFTYSPNDLAIDLPEPNRDQAIFRVRKLFPEFVWDTTALEGNPFTFPEVKTLLEGVTVGGHRVEDEVQVLNQAKSWKRLIDMVKDGNFSLDREVFCKLNGIVAREEALEWGTFRKGGVGIAGTNFKPPAYQELDSLFERGATFINGISNTAEKGMVFYLFGALNQFFYDGNKRTSRLMMNGVLLTDGYDVISVPARQRLEYNEKMIRFYDTLDGTEMMSFLLDCSTLRSPAPTSTVIQG